The Gordonibacter urolithinfaciens genome contains a region encoding:
- a CDS encoding HdeD family acid-resistance protein codes for MDTTRKHDWGLIVAGILLVLCAFFFVVAPGLTLVTITAIAGAAFLVSGIFDIINYVRFHKVMNLSGWAIAYAVLDIVIGLMFLIHPLAFAGVIPWVIGAFFIIFGAFEVVGSFRIRKTGVPMWGWMLFSGIVSVLCGITFFVAPASFSIFLSVFILMRGVSLVFYGWNANKGMLA; via the coding sequence GAAGCATGACTGGGGTTTGATCGTTGCGGGCATTCTGCTGGTGCTGTGCGCCTTCTTCTTCGTGGTGGCGCCGGGGCTCACCCTTGTCACCATCACGGCCATCGCGGGCGCGGCGTTCCTCGTGTCCGGCATATTCGACATCATCAACTACGTGCGCTTCCACAAGGTCATGAACCTGTCGGGGTGGGCCATCGCCTACGCCGTGCTCGACATCGTCATCGGCCTCATGTTCTTGATCCATCCGCTGGCGTTCGCGGGCGTCATCCCGTGGGTGATCGGGGCGTTCTTCATCATCTTCGGCGCGTTCGAGGTCGTCGGCTCCTTTCGCATTCGCAAGACGGGCGTGCCTATGTGGGGTTGGATGCTGTTCTCGGGCATCGTGAGCGTGCTCTGCGGCATCACGTTCTTCGTGGCGCCAGCGTCGTTCAGCATATTCCTCTCGGTGTTCATACTCATGCGCGGCGTGTCGCTCGTATTCTACGGCTGGAACGCGAACAAGGGCATGCTGGCGTAG
- the ligA gene encoding NAD-dependent DNA ligase LigA yields the protein MAEEQQNLLDERALAEATSDPAARIDALRREIEHHTYLYYAQDAPEISDAAFDSLMRELRELEAAHPELVDPSSPTQRVGGYVGEQFAPVRHERRMYSLDNAMDLEELDAWIERVVEAFGRMVPVVCELKIDGSSIALTYEDGRLVRAATRGDGTTGEDVTANMRTVKDVPLRLREAALDGLRDAEAPIELRGEVYMPKSSFDALNVAAEANGKQAFANPRNAAAGSLRQKDPAITANRDLSTFIYAVADERALAVEGQWELLAWLREAGFHVNPDVELCETREAVHAFCKRAIERREDLPYEIDGVVVKVNAFAQQESMGYTARAPRWAVAFKFPPEEKTTLLHDITVQVGRTGKLTPVAEMDPVSVAGSTVARATLHNEDEVQRKDVRVGDTVIVRKAGDVIPEVLGPVLALRPADAVRWEMPRTCPSCGSPVIREEGEVDFRCISIDCPAQALERLLHWASRGAMDIDGMGEEIVSRLVESGRLTDVADYYTLDEVELSLVDMGRVNKEGEPIRLGSTVAKKLVAAIDESRARPFARALFGLGIRHVGKTIAELLAAAYPSIEALMEASEEDLAAIDGVGPKIARSVYLFLRTPDNVAVIERLRKRGVAMADEAGDPAEQLPQTLEGLTFVLTGSLVESGMTRDEAGAALKARGAKVSGSVSKKTSFVVAGEAAGSKYDKAVTLGVPVLDEAALLRILETGEAPE from the coding sequence ATGGCAGAAGAACAGCAGAACCTCCTGGACGAGCGGGCGCTCGCCGAGGCGACGAGCGATCCGGCCGCGCGTATCGACGCGCTGCGGCGCGAGATCGAGCACCACACCTACCTGTACTACGCCCAGGATGCTCCCGAGATATCCGACGCCGCGTTCGACTCGCTCATGCGCGAGCTGCGCGAGCTGGAAGCGGCCCATCCCGAGCTCGTCGATCCGTCCAGTCCCACGCAGCGCGTCGGCGGCTACGTGGGCGAGCAGTTCGCCCCCGTGCGCCACGAGCGGCGGATGTACTCGCTCGACAACGCCATGGACCTCGAGGAGCTGGACGCGTGGATCGAGCGCGTGGTGGAGGCGTTCGGCCGCATGGTGCCCGTGGTATGCGAGCTCAAGATCGACGGCTCGTCCATCGCTTTGACCTACGAGGACGGCCGCCTCGTGCGCGCGGCGACGCGCGGCGACGGCACCACCGGCGAAGACGTCACCGCCAACATGCGCACGGTGAAAGACGTGCCGCTGCGCCTGCGCGAGGCGGCCCTCGACGGGCTGCGGGACGCGGAGGCGCCGATTGAGCTGCGCGGCGAGGTGTACATGCCGAAGTCCAGCTTCGACGCCCTGAACGTCGCCGCCGAGGCCAATGGCAAGCAGGCGTTCGCGAACCCGCGCAACGCCGCAGCGGGGAGCCTTCGCCAGAAGGATCCCGCCATCACGGCGAACCGCGACCTGTCCACGTTCATCTACGCGGTGGCCGACGAGCGCGCCCTGGCCGTCGAGGGCCAGTGGGAGCTGTTGGCATGGCTGCGCGAAGCGGGCTTCCACGTGAACCCCGACGTCGAGCTGTGCGAGACGCGCGAGGCGGTTCACGCGTTCTGCAAGCGCGCCATCGAGCGCCGCGAGGACCTGCCCTACGAGATCGACGGCGTAGTGGTGAAGGTGAACGCGTTCGCGCAGCAGGAGTCGATGGGCTACACGGCCCGCGCGCCCCGCTGGGCCGTGGCGTTCAAGTTCCCGCCCGAGGAGAAGACGACGCTGCTGCACGACATCACCGTGCAGGTGGGGCGCACCGGCAAGCTGACGCCCGTTGCCGAGATGGACCCCGTGTCGGTGGCCGGATCCACCGTGGCGCGCGCGACGCTGCACAACGAGGACGAGGTGCAGCGCAAAGACGTGCGCGTGGGCGACACCGTCATCGTGCGCAAGGCGGGCGACGTCATCCCCGAGGTGCTGGGCCCCGTGCTGGCGCTGCGCCCCGCCGACGCCGTCCGCTGGGAGATGCCGCGCACGTGCCCGTCGTGCGGCTCGCCCGTCATCCGCGAAGAGGGCGAGGTGGATTTCCGCTGCATCTCCATCGACTGCCCGGCGCAGGCGCTCGAGCGGCTGCTCCACTGGGCCAGCCGCGGCGCCATGGATATCGACGGCATGGGAGAGGAGATCGTGTCGCGCCTCGTGGAGAGCGGCCGCTTGACCGACGTGGCCGACTACTACACGCTGGACGAGGTGGAGCTGTCGCTCGTCGACATGGGCCGCGTGAACAAGGAAGGCGAGCCCATCCGCCTCGGGTCCACCGTGGCGAAGAAGCTCGTGGCCGCTATCGACGAGAGCCGTGCGCGCCCGTTCGCCCGCGCGCTGTTCGGTCTCGGCATCCGCCATGTGGGCAAGACCATCGCCGAGCTGCTGGCGGCGGCGTACCCGTCCATCGAGGCGCTCATGGAGGCCTCGGAGGAAGACCTGGCCGCCATCGACGGCGTGGGCCCGAAGATCGCCCGCAGCGTGTACCTGTTCCTGCGCACGCCCGACAACGTGGCCGTCATCGAGCGCTTGCGCAAGCGCGGCGTGGCGATGGCCGACGAGGCGGGCGACCCTGCCGAGCAGCTGCCGCAAACGCTCGAGGGCCTCACGTTCGTGCTGACGGGCTCGCTCGTGGAGAGCGGGATGACCCGCGACGAGGCAGGTGCGGCGCTCAAGGCGCGCGGCGCGAAGGTGTCGGGCAGCGTGTCGAAGAAGACGAGCTTCGTCGTGGCCGGAGAGGCCGCCGGCTCCAAGTACGACAAGGCCGTGACGCTCGGCGTCCCGGTGCTTGACGAAGCGGCTCTGCTGCGCATCCTCGAAACCGGCGAGGCTCCCGAGTAG
- a CDS encoding ABC transporter substrate-binding protein, translating into MATLTRRDFAKLTGAGAAALSLGGILAGCAGGGNEKPAAGTGATGTGEAAPSQVIVSMTTGSEPAAGFDPLVSWGCGEHVHEPLIQSTLIATDTDLSFKNDLATSYECSDDGMTWTFTIRDDVRFTDGEPLTARDVAFTLNGIRTAEASECDLSMVREAVAPDDATVVIHMEKPFNALLYTLAVIGIVPEHAYGEGYGANPVGSGRYMLEQWDRGQQVILKANPDYYGEAPKIERVVAVFMEEDASLAAAQSGQVDVAYTSATFAAQQPAGYDLLNCASVDSRGISLPTIPAGATKTDEKGEAAAGNDVTCDAAVRQAINYGVDRERMIDNVMNGFGTVAYSVGDGMPWSSPDMKCATDVGKAKKLLDDAGWAPGADGVREKGGVRASMNLYYSAGDTVRQGIAEEFSNQMKELGLEFAIKGVSWDDLYPHQFTDPVVWGWGTNAPIETYNLFYSKGTGNYACYEKAATDAYLDEALAQPRVEDSFELWKKAQWDGSTGIAPQGDAPWVWFANIDHLYFAKENLRVAEQKPHPHGHGWSLVNNVDQWSWA; encoded by the coding sequence ATGGCAACACTCACACGGCGCGACTTCGCGAAGCTGACGGGCGCAGGCGCGGCCGCGCTTTCGCTGGGCGGGATCTTGGCAGGCTGCGCGGGCGGCGGGAACGAGAAGCCGGCGGCAGGGACAGGCGCGACGGGCACGGGCGAGGCGGCCCCTTCGCAGGTGATCGTGTCCATGACCACGGGCTCCGAGCCGGCGGCGGGCTTCGACCCGCTGGTCTCCTGGGGCTGCGGCGAGCACGTGCACGAGCCGCTCATCCAGTCCACGCTCATCGCCACCGACACCGACCTTAGCTTCAAGAACGATCTCGCCACGTCCTACGAGTGCTCCGATGACGGCATGACCTGGACGTTTACCATCCGCGACGACGTGCGCTTCACCGACGGCGAGCCGCTCACGGCGCGCGACGTGGCGTTCACCTTGAACGGCATCCGCACGGCCGAGGCCTCGGAATGCGACCTGTCCATGGTGCGTGAGGCCGTCGCGCCGGACGACGCCACGGTGGTCATCCACATGGAGAAGCCGTTCAACGCGCTCCTGTACACGCTGGCCGTCATCGGCATCGTGCCCGAGCACGCCTACGGCGAGGGCTACGGCGCCAACCCCGTCGGCAGCGGCCGCTATATGCTGGAGCAGTGGGACCGCGGCCAGCAGGTCATCCTGAAGGCCAACCCCGACTACTACGGGGAAGCGCCTAAGATCGAGCGCGTGGTGGCCGTGTTCATGGAGGAGGACGCCTCGCTCGCCGCGGCGCAGTCCGGGCAAGTGGACGTGGCCTACACCTCCGCGACGTTCGCCGCGCAGCAGCCGGCGGGCTACGACTTGCTGAACTGCGCGTCGGTCGATTCGCGCGGCATCTCGCTGCCCACCATCCCCGCGGGCGCGACGAAGACCGACGAGAAGGGCGAGGCTGCCGCCGGCAACGACGTGACGTGCGATGCGGCCGTGCGCCAGGCCATCAACTACGGCGTGGATCGCGAGCGCATGATCGACAACGTCATGAACGGCTTCGGCACCGTGGCCTACAGCGTGGGCGACGGCATGCCGTGGTCATCGCCCGACATGAAGTGCGCGACCGACGTGGGCAAGGCGAAGAAGCTGCTCGACGATGCCGGCTGGGCGCCGGGCGCCGACGGCGTCCGCGAGAAGGGCGGCGTGCGCGCCTCGATGAACCTGTACTACTCGGCCGGCGACACCGTGCGCCAGGGTATTGCCGAGGAGTTCTCCAACCAGATGAAGGAGCTGGGTCTTGAATTCGCCATAAAGGGCGTGAGTTGGGACGATCTGTACCCGCACCAGTTCACCGACCCGGTGGTGTGGGGTTGGGGCACGAACGCCCCCATCGAGACGTACAACCTGTTCTACTCCAAGGGTACGGGCAACTACGCCTGCTACGAGAAAGCCGCCACCGACGCGTACCTGGACGAGGCGCTGGCCCAGCCCCGGGTGGAGGACTCGTTCGAGCTGTGGAAGAAGGCCCAGTGGGACGGCTCGACCGGCATCGCGCCGCAGGGCGACGCGCCGTGGGTGTGGTTCGCGAACATCGACCACCTGTACTTCGCGAAGGAGAACCTGAGGGTTGCCGAGCAGAAGCCGCACCCGCACGGCCACGGCTGGTCGCTCGTGAACAACGTCGACCAGTGGTCGTGGGCTTAG
- a CDS encoding ABC transporter permease, with protein MARFILRNIVKFILLMVAVSMVTFVLVSISPIDPVQANVGQAAYVNMSEAKRAQLAEYWGVNTPLWERYASWLGDLLHGDLGTSLRFNAPVADVIATRTVNSLALMATAWVVSGVLGFGLGILAGANRGRPIDRIVKGYCFLLASVPTFWLGLVFLIVFSVWLGWFPFGFSVPIGVSAADVTLADALHHLALPALTLSVVGVANIALHTREKTIDVLESDYVRFARTRGLSTWGALRHHGLRNLALPALTLQFASISEIFGGSVLVEQVFSYPGLGQAAVTAGLGGDVALLAGIALFSAAFVFGGNLIANVLYGVVDPRMRKGAKAHA; from the coding sequence ATGGCCCGATTCATCCTTCGGAACATAGTGAAGTTCATCCTGCTCATGGTTGCCGTGAGCATGGTGACGTTCGTGCTGGTGAGCATATCCCCCATCGATCCGGTGCAGGCGAACGTGGGGCAGGCGGCCTACGTCAACATGAGCGAGGCGAAGCGGGCGCAGCTGGCCGAGTACTGGGGTGTGAACACGCCCTTGTGGGAGCGCTACGCCAGCTGGCTCGGCGACCTTTTGCACGGCGACCTGGGAACGTCGTTGCGCTTCAACGCGCCGGTGGCCGACGTCATCGCCACGCGGACGGTGAACTCGCTCGCGCTTATGGCCACGGCCTGGGTGGTGAGCGGCGTGCTGGGCTTCGGCTTGGGCATCCTGGCCGGCGCCAACCGCGGGCGACCCATCGACCGTATCGTGAAGGGCTACTGCTTTCTGCTGGCGTCCGTGCCCACGTTCTGGCTGGGGCTCGTGTTCCTCATCGTGTTCTCGGTGTGGCTGGGCTGGTTCCCGTTCGGTTTCTCGGTTCCCATCGGGGTGTCGGCCGCCGACGTGACGCTTGCGGACGCGTTGCACCATCTGGCGCTGCCCGCGCTCACGCTCTCGGTGGTGGGCGTGGCGAACATCGCGCTGCACACGCGCGAGAAGACCATCGACGTGCTGGAGAGCGACTACGTGCGGTTCGCCCGCACGCGCGGGCTTTCCACCTGGGGCGCCCTGCGCCACCATGGGCTGCGCAACCTGGCGCTGCCCGCGCTCACGCTGCAGTTTGCCTCCATCTCCGAGATATTCGGCGGGTCGGTGCTGGTGGAGCAGGTGTTCTCGTACCCGGGCCTCGGGCAGGCGGCCGTCACGGCGGGCTTGGGCGGCGACGTGGCGCTGCTCGCGGGCATCGCGCTGTTCTCGGCGGCGTTCGTGTTCGGCGGCAACCTCATAGCCAACGTGCTGTACGGCGTGGTGGACCCTCGCATGCGCAAGGGGGCGAAGGCTCATGCGTAG
- a CDS encoding ABC transporter permease, translating into MRSGKETCEAAGFKVAAAPVLHASRAARWGNRKLTLAAFVLAVVALAAVVATGFVAADAATATDFAQKNLAPSLAHPFGTDWMGRDMLLRTLAGLSTSVLVGLLAAGASSVIALVLGAVAALGGKKADAVVTWLIDLMMGIPHIVLLILISFALGKGFWGVTIGVAVTHWPSLARVVRAEILQCRESTFVAVARKLGQSPLRIALKHMVSYVLPQFIVGLILLFPHAILHEAAVTFLGFGLPPEQPAIGVILSESMAYLSAGMWWLAVFPGLALIATVLLFDVAGSNLRKLIDPHSSQE; encoded by the coding sequence ATGCGTAGCGGAAAGGAAACCTGCGAGGCCGCCGGCTTCAAGGTGGCTGCAGCCCCGGTGCTCCACGCTTCCCGCGCGGCTCGGTGGGGGAACAGGAAGCTCACGCTGGCGGCTTTCGTGCTGGCGGTCGTCGCGCTGGCCGCCGTGGTGGCGACGGGCTTTGTGGCCGCCGACGCCGCGACGGCCACGGACTTTGCCCAGAAGAACCTCGCGCCCAGCTTGGCGCACCCCTTCGGCACCGACTGGATGGGGCGCGACATGCTGCTGCGCACGCTGGCGGGCCTGTCCACGAGCGTGCTGGTGGGCCTTCTGGCCGCAGGCGCGTCCTCGGTCATCGCGCTCGTGCTGGGCGCGGTGGCGGCGCTCGGCGGCAAGAAGGCCGATGCCGTGGTAACCTGGCTCATCGACCTCATGATGGGCATCCCGCACATCGTGCTGCTCATCCTGATATCGTTTGCGCTCGGCAAGGGGTTCTGGGGCGTCACCATCGGCGTGGCGGTGACGCATTGGCCGAGCCTGGCCCGCGTGGTGCGCGCCGAGATCCTGCAATGCCGCGAGTCCACGTTCGTGGCCGTTGCGCGCAAGTTGGGGCAGAGCCCGCTGCGCATTGCCTTGAAGCATATGGTGTCCTATGTGCTGCCGCAGTTCATAGTGGGGCTCATCCTGCTGTTTCCCCATGCCATCCTGCACGAGGCGGCCGTCACGTTCCTCGGTTTCGGCCTGCCGCCCGAGCAGCCGGCCATCGGCGTCATCTTGAGCGAGTCGATGGCGTACCTGTCGGCCGGCATGTGGTGGCTCGCGGTGTTCCCGGGTCTCGCGCTCATCGCCACCGTGCTCTTGTTCGACGTGGCGGGCTCGAACCTTCGCAAGCTCATCGACCCGCACAGCTCGCAGGAATAG
- a CDS encoding ATP-binding cassette domain-containing protein produces the protein MSETQKGAAQKAARAEETRAEQVPACGRAAELDELADTLFGGHEALEHADEQEHHHHTHAPASHHEHGHHLLQVEDLSVGFRMYDEDAPFFRARQRFVEVISSLTISVHAGEIVAVVGASGSGKTLLADAVLGLFEPNATVRGRIWFDGELQDAAGLAALRGNGVSLVPQSVNNLDPLMKVGRQVEGFAHPDVPHAERRRRRAELFERYGLSEETAQLYPFELSGGMARRVLLCCALMDDPRVIVADEPTPGLDLDLAVRALDDFRAFADAGGGVMLITHDIELALHVADRVAVFKDGTVVEETAVANFASPDTLAHPFSRALWHALPEHGFRDRNVDEGSGKGGFHA, from the coding sequence ATGAGCGAGACGCAGAAGGGTGCGGCGCAGAAGGCGGCGCGGGCGGAAGAGACGCGGGCGGAGCAGGTGCCGGCCTGCGGGCGCGCGGCCGAGCTGGACGAGCTGGCCGACACGCTGTTCGGAGGGCACGAGGCTCTCGAGCACGCCGACGAGCAGGAGCACCACCACCATACGCACGCGCCCGCGTCCCACCACGAGCATGGCCACCACCTGCTGCAGGTGGAGGACTTGAGCGTGGGGTTCCGCATGTACGACGAGGACGCCCCGTTCTTCCGCGCAAGGCAGCGCTTCGTGGAGGTGATCAGCTCCCTGACCATCTCGGTGCATGCGGGCGAGATCGTGGCGGTGGTGGGCGCGTCGGGGTCGGGCAAGACGCTTCTGGCCGACGCCGTGCTGGGCTTGTTCGAGCCGAACGCCACCGTGCGCGGCCGCATCTGGTTCGACGGCGAGCTGCAGGACGCCGCGGGGCTGGCCGCGCTGCGCGGCAACGGCGTGTCGCTCGTGCCGCAGAGCGTGAACAACCTCGACCCGCTCATGAAAGTGGGGCGGCAGGTGGAGGGCTTCGCGCACCCCGACGTGCCGCATGCCGAGCGTCGCCGCCGTCGGGCGGAGCTGTTCGAGCGCTACGGCCTGTCGGAGGAGACGGCGCAGCTCTACCCCTTCGAGCTGTCGGGCGGCATGGCGCGGCGCGTGCTCTTGTGCTGCGCGCTCATGGACGATCCGCGCGTCATCGTCGCCGACGAGCCCACGCCCGGGCTCGACCTGGATCTGGCCGTGCGCGCCCTCGACGACTTCCGCGCGTTCGCCGACGCGGGCGGCGGCGTCATGCTCATCACCCACGACATAGAGCTGGCCCTGCACGTGGCCGACCGCGTGGCCGTGTTCAAGGACGGCACCGTGGTGGAGGAGACGGCCGTCGCGAACTTCGCGTCCCCTGACACGCTCGCGCACCCGTTCTCGCGCGCGCTGTGGCATGCGCTGCCGGAGCACGGGTTTCGCGACCGCAACGTTGACGAGGGGTCTGGCAAGGGAGGTTTCCATGCTTGA
- a CDS encoding ABC transporter ATP-binding protein: protein MLEARGITYAYPGAARALYQGFDLAVAPDERVALCAPSGFGKTTLCRLLAGYERPQAGEVLVDGEPLPRRGACPVQMIWQHPEAAVDPRMRMGATLAEAGEVPGRLLDDLGIQKRWLSRYPHELSGGELQRFCIARALAANPRYLVADEVSTMLDALTQAQIWRFLVGETSRRGIGLVFVSHSPALTDRIATRVVRLGA from the coding sequence ATGCTTGAGGCGCGGGGCATCACCTACGCGTATCCCGGTGCGGCGCGCGCGCTCTACCAAGGCTTCGACCTGGCAGTTGCGCCCGACGAGCGGGTGGCCCTCTGCGCGCCCTCGGGCTTCGGCAAGACCACGCTCTGCCGCCTGCTGGCCGGCTACGAGCGCCCGCAAGCGGGCGAGGTCCTGGTGGACGGCGAGCCCTTGCCGCGGCGCGGTGCGTGCCCCGTGCAGATGATATGGCAGCATCCCGAGGCCGCCGTGGACCCGCGCATGCGCATGGGCGCGACCCTGGCCGAGGCGGGCGAGGTGCCCGGCCGTCTGCTGGACGACCTGGGCATCCAGAAACGCTGGCTGTCGCGCTATCCGCACGAGCTGTCGGGCGGCGAGCTGCAGCGCTTCTGCATCGCCCGCGCGCTGGCCGCGAACCCGCGCTACCTCGTGGCCGACGAGGTGTCCACCATGCTCGACGCCCTCACGCAGGCCCAGATATGGCGCTTCCTCGTGGGCGAGACGAGCAGGCGGGGCATCGGGCTCGTGTTCGTGTCGCATTCCCCCGCCCTCACCGACCGCATAGCCACGCGCGTCGTGCGCCTGGGCGCGTAG
- the modA gene encoding molybdate ABC transporter substrate-binding protein, translated as MKKHLRIAMAAACAFAMVGAFALFGCSSTEQKADEPKADEPKAESHEAVELQLFAANSLSKAMDAVQELYTQDHDWVTFKDTQYLSSGELNEQLAGGAYADVLISASKAKMDEAVDGGYVDEASRFDMFRNDLVMVTGENSELAAKYGADQSFTLADVATGDYAVAVGDESVPAGNYADQALSTVGCYTDPSGKTGSDITGKGGTFDGTPLDGKVNLQTSVGNVCKQAESGAVDVAFVYSSDVYRFGGVKVIGVVPNDTHKKIIYPAAVCTDSKQAEAAAEFLDWATTDADAKKLWQEWGFELVTE; from the coding sequence ATGAAGAAGCACCTCCGCATTGCGATGGCGGCTGCGTGCGCGTTCGCCATGGTGGGCGCGTTCGCGCTGTTCGGCTGCTCGTCCACCGAGCAGAAGGCCGACGAGCCGAAAGCCGACGAGCCCAAGGCCGAGAGCCACGAGGCCGTGGAGCTGCAGCTGTTCGCCGCGAACTCGCTGTCGAAGGCCATGGACGCCGTGCAGGAGCTCTACACGCAGGACCACGACTGGGTCACGTTCAAGGACACGCAGTACCTGTCCTCGGGCGAGCTCAACGAGCAGCTGGCCGGCGGCGCGTACGCCGACGTGCTGATATCGGCCTCCAAGGCCAAGATGGACGAGGCCGTGGACGGCGGCTACGTCGACGAGGCCTCGCGCTTCGATATGTTCAGGAACGACCTGGTCATGGTGACGGGCGAGAACTCCGAGCTGGCCGCGAAGTACGGCGCCGACCAGAGCTTCACGCTGGCCGACGTGGCGACGGGCGACTACGCCGTGGCCGTGGGCGACGAGTCCGTGCCGGCCGGCAACTACGCCGACCAGGCGCTGTCCACCGTGGGCTGCTACACCGACCCGTCCGGCAAGACCGGCAGCGATATCACGGGCAAGGGCGGCACGTTCGACGGCACGCCGCTCGACGGCAAGGTGAACCTGCAGACCTCCGTGGGCAACGTGTGCAAGCAGGCCGAGTCCGGCGCCGTGGACGTGGCCTTCGTGTACAGCTCCGACGTGTACCGCTTCGGCGGCGTGAAGGTCATCGGCGTCGTGCCGAACGACACGCACAAGAAGATCATCTACCCGGCCGCCGTCTGCACGGACTCGAAGCAGGCCGAGGCCGCCGCCGAGTTCCTCGATTGGGCCACGACGGACGCCGACGCCAAGAAGCTGTGGCAGGAGTGGGGCTTCGAGCTCGTTACCGAGTAA
- the modB gene encoding molybdate ABC transporter permease subunit, with protein MRISRTDTCARPVARTAQGCANRVAPPLPSAPATARPAFVQRRAISGAAALALALALILSSALAPGLAFADTGDEGDPAAPNPAAAGADGAQDASAADDAVSLAADGTAASLDGSPFALEGFSRSQVGSNSDIGGAYAGYRYLVSDEPGSLGVIATDACIVVYVPHGVAEENGFDKSSSESRSYLKSLLIALDSENAKGGSVLTRQGNWIFTNEPIVEHEGVEYRFDQELKPGEFYACVIGADGSDVTDAANPAHVRLTHADFATMAPADSVEVVGAATGFAALAEFLGGIDLSPLWVTLKTTLTAIVFIFILGLAAAYFSLRIPARAQDIADSIFTIPMVLPPTVCGFLLLLAFGKNTGVGQWFIDIGFPLIFSWQATVIAAVVVAFPLMYRSARGAFENLDPNMLDAARTLGWSNAKIFFKLMLPLSWSSIAAGTVLSFARALGEFGATLFLAGNYLGITRTIPIAIYFEWMNGNTDVAIFWTIVIMLFSFVVILFINLWGRRTTKYRRRAEA; from the coding sequence ATGAGAATCTCCCGAACAGACACCTGCGCGCGCCCGGTTGCACGGACGGCGCAGGGCTGCGCGAACAGGGTTGCACCCCCTCTCCCCTCCGCGCCCGCGACGGCTCGACCGGCTTTCGTCCAGCGGCGCGCCATATCGGGCGCCGCGGCCCTCGCCCTGGCCCTTGCCCTGATCCTCTCCTCGGCGCTTGCGCCCGGCCTCGCGTTCGCTGACACCGGCGATGAGGGCGATCCCGCCGCGCCGAACCCCGCCGCAGCGGGTGCCGACGGCGCGCAGGACGCCTCGGCCGCGGACGATGCCGTGAGCCTGGCCGCCGACGGCACGGCCGCCTCCTTGGACGGCAGCCCCTTCGCCCTCGAGGGCTTCTCGCGCTCGCAGGTGGGCAGCAACAGCGACATCGGCGGCGCCTACGCCGGCTACCGCTACCTCGTTTCCGACGAGCCGGGCAGCCTGGGCGTCATCGCAACCGATGCCTGCATCGTCGTGTACGTGCCGCACGGCGTCGCCGAGGAGAACGGGTTCGACAAGAGCTCCTCGGAGAGCCGATCGTACCTCAAGAGCCTGCTCATCGCCTTGGACTCCGAGAACGCCAAGGGCGGCTCGGTGCTGACGCGACAGGGCAACTGGATATTCACGAACGAGCCGATCGTGGAGCACGAGGGCGTCGAATACCGCTTCGACCAGGAGCTCAAGCCCGGCGAGTTCTATGCGTGCGTCATCGGCGCGGACGGCTCGGACGTGACCGACGCCGCGAACCCCGCTCACGTGCGGCTCACCCACGCCGACTTCGCCACGATGGCCCCCGCGGACAGCGTGGAGGTGGTGGGCGCCGCCACCGGCTTTGCCGCGCTCGCGGAGTTCCTGGGCGGCATCGACTTGAGCCCCTTGTGGGTCACGCTCAAGACCACGCTCACGGCCATCGTGTTCATCTTCATCTTGGGGCTGGCCGCGGCGTACTTCAGCCTGCGCATCCCCGCGCGGGCGCAGGACATCGCGGACTCCATCTTCACCATCCCCATGGTGCTGCCGCCCACGGTGTGCGGCTTTCTGCTGCTGCTCGCGTTCGGGAAGAACACGGGCGTGGGGCAGTGGTTCATCGACATCGGGTTCCCGCTCATCTTCAGCTGGCAGGCCACGGTCATCGCGGCCGTGGTGGTGGCGTTCCCGCTCATGTACCGCAGCGCGCGCGGCGCGTTCGAGAACCTGGACCCCAACATGCTGGACGCCGCCCGCACGCTCGGCTGGAGTAACGCGAAGATATTCTTCAAGCTGATGTTGCCGCTGTCGTGGTCGTCCATCGCGGCGGGCACGGTGCTCTCGTTCGCACGCGCCCTGGGCGAGTTCGGCGCCACGCTGTTCTTGGCCGGCAACTACTTAGGCATCACGCGCACCATTCCCATCGCCATCTACTTCGAGTGGATGAACGGCAACACCGACGTGGCCATCTTCTGGACGATCGTCATCATGCTGTTCAGCTTCGTGGTCATCCTGTTCATCAACCTCTGGGGTAGGCGCACGACGAAGTACCGCAGGAGGGCCGAGGCGTGA